One genomic region from Nitrospirota bacterium encodes:
- a CDS encoding HEXXH motif-containing putative peptide modification protein, translating to MRNLLADLCDDLEKNYPRATASLDLPVGYFRLVGASLAQEAFSGWKVAGWIEELNDLVYFIDLQEQLGRERDPHGFAEAFFAECEEQFYEHSYKDDLFPTGLPQTRGLSKRLSALCTRLAQRVTQESLFLVPGLPCSWLGRIGRLEWRVPCDLSPDFEQGVRGGCLSMGVDGGFCRPPAAPERTLSGPRRKATWRIRPSGIRLQVGRALFPVLDYGSPFRWRWTYNPPRSVSSTRTGELTIGPALIYGKDKTPVRIGATPADFPGRVERALAVLEQAWPEGAGLFASLTSRLIPLRARGVVSFSYRHRPGLSFLNCFDRDDLDLIDDLIHENSHHHLNLLLRKYVLYRGDRNQEIFYSPWRRSLRPIRGILHAAFTFTMGAILFERLSSWGATGEGQGARGRSRSAQRSGTARLTNAQVLRARFRCLEEIESVRYSIQDLGYAARRLGWLTGSGKRLVGMLAAEIGKVERKMTPYKEDVLHSKYGAALRRHVEELHRARKTYGPVRLREV from the coding sequence ATGCGGAATCTTCTAGCCGATCTGTGCGACGACCTGGAAAAGAATTATCCCCGGGCGACGGCCTCGCTGGACCTGCCGGTCGGCTACTTCAGGCTGGTCGGCGCCTCGCTGGCGCAGGAAGCTTTTTCCGGGTGGAAGGTCGCGGGCTGGATCGAAGAACTGAACGACTTGGTCTATTTCATCGACCTTCAGGAGCAGCTCGGACGCGAACGGGACCCTCACGGGTTCGCCGAGGCCTTTTTCGCGGAGTGTGAAGAGCAGTTCTACGAGCACAGCTACAAAGATGACCTGTTCCCGACCGGTCTTCCGCAAACCAGGGGCCTATCGAAACGACTCTCCGCTCTCTGCACAAGGCTGGCGCAGCGGGTGACCCAGGAATCCCTCTTCCTGGTGCCGGGCTTGCCCTGTTCCTGGCTAGGGCGCATAGGGCGACTGGAGTGGCGGGTACCCTGCGACCTGAGTCCTGACTTTGAGCAGGGCGTGAGGGGTGGATGTCTGTCGATGGGTGTCGATGGGGGCTTCTGCCGGCCTCCGGCAGCACCGGAACGAACGCTCTCGGGTCCTCGGCGCAAGGCCACGTGGCGGATCAGGCCGTCCGGGATCCGGCTGCAGGTCGGCCGCGCCCTGTTTCCTGTTCTTGACTATGGATCACCCTTCCGTTGGAGATGGACGTACAATCCTCCTCGGTCCGTTTCCAGCACTCGAACCGGCGAGCTCACCATCGGGCCGGCGCTGATCTACGGCAAAGACAAGACCCCGGTTCGGATCGGTGCCACGCCGGCCGATTTCCCTGGTCGCGTCGAGCGGGCGCTCGCTGTTCTGGAACAAGCATGGCCCGAGGGAGCCGGACTTTTTGCGTCGCTGACCTCCCGTCTCATACCCCTTCGCGCGCGCGGGGTCGTCAGCTTCAGCTATCGCCATCGGCCTGGGCTGTCCTTTCTCAACTGTTTCGACCGCGACGATCTCGACCTGATCGACGACCTGATCCACGAGAACAGCCACCATCATCTCAACCTGTTGCTGCGGAAGTACGTCCTCTACCGCGGCGACCGCAATCAAGAAATTTTTTACTCCCCGTGGCGCAGGAGTCTTCGGCCGATCCGAGGCATCCTGCATGCCGCCTTTACGTTCACGATGGGAGCAATCCTGTTCGAACGACTCTCGTCATGGGGGGCGACAGGCGAGGGGCAAGGGGCGAGAGGCAGAAGCCGGTCAGCGCAGAGAAGTGGAACGGCGCGGCTCACCAACGCGCAGGTGCTGCGGGCGCGATTCCGGTGTCTGGAAGAAATCGAATCGGTCCGGTATTCGATTCAGGACCTGGGATATGCCGCCCGCCGCCTGGGTTGGCTCACCGGCTCCGGCAAGCGACTGGTCGGGATGCTGGCGGCGGAAATCGGTAAGGTCGAGCGGAAGATGACGCCTTACAAGGAGGACGTGCTCCACTCGAAGTACGGCGCCGCCCTCCGCCGCCACGTGGAGGAATTACACCGCGCCCGCAAGACCTACGGGCCGGTGCGGTTGCGCGAGGTGTAG
- a CDS encoding O-methyltransferase: protein MKDPAILKAMVQKIRARRVLEIGTGDGTSALAMAEALPEDGTVVTCEINAGFAMLARKRLGRSPHGRKVEVLVGPALETLRNVTGPFDLIFIDADTRNYVQYYHRALELLAPTGALLMDNTQGMALGPIDPAQDPAIAAIQELARLTQSDPRISAQLTGVRDGVLVVTRAGQVSG from the coding sequence ATGAAGGATCCAGCAATCCTTAAGGCCATGGTGCAGAAAATCCGTGCCCGCCGTGTGTTGGAGATCGGTACGGGCGACGGCACCAGCGCGCTGGCGATGGCGGAAGCCCTGCCGGAGGACGGCACGGTCGTGACCTGTGAAATCAACGCCGGCTTCGCCATGCTCGCCCGCAAGCGCCTGGGACGAAGCCCGCATGGCCGGAAGGTCGAGGTGCTCGTGGGCCCGGCCCTGGAGACGCTGCGCAACGTGACCGGCCCGTTCGACCTGATTTTCATCGACGCGGACACGCGAAACTACGTGCAGTACTATCACCGCGCCTTGGAGCTGCTGGCCCCAACTGGGGCGCTCCTCATGGACAACACCCAAGGCATGGCCTTGGGGCCGATCGACCCGGCTCAGGACCCCGCGATCGCCGCGATCCAGGAACTGGCCCGCCTCACCCAATCCGACCCTCGGATCAGCGCGCAGTTGACGGGAGTCCGCGACGGCGTCCTCGTCGTGACCCGGGCGGGCCAAGTGTCGGGATAA